In the Quadrisphaera sp. RL12-1S genome, one interval contains:
- a CDS encoding nitroreductase family protein, with the protein MTTTTSAPAAPDLHPLLSERWSTRAFDPEHQLDDETAGRLLEAVRWTPSASNTQPWRVALALRGTPEHEVLFGTLMGFNTAWAAGASALVLVAAERTTPEGKDLRWADLDAGQAVAHLTVQAAAEGLVVHTMGGIEVERVREAYEVPAGVEPLVVLAVGRQGDLSVLDEKTRRRELERSRRPLSELVLPLRGASA; encoded by the coding sequence GTGACCACCACCACCTCCGCCCCCGCCGCGCCGGACCTGCACCCGCTGCTGTCCGAGCGCTGGAGCACCCGCGCCTTCGACCCCGAGCACCAGCTGGACGACGAGACCGCGGGCCGCCTCCTCGAGGCCGTCCGCTGGACCCCCAGCGCGAGCAACACCCAGCCGTGGCGCGTGGCCCTGGCCCTGCGGGGCACCCCCGAGCACGAGGTGCTCTTCGGCACCCTCATGGGCTTCAACACCGCCTGGGCCGCGGGCGCCTCGGCGCTGGTGCTGGTGGCCGCCGAGCGCACCACGCCGGAGGGGAAGGACCTGCGCTGGGCCGACCTCGACGCCGGTCAGGCCGTGGCCCACCTGACGGTGCAGGCGGCCGCCGAGGGCCTCGTGGTGCACACCATGGGCGGCATCGAGGTGGAGCGGGTCCGCGAGGCGTACGAGGTCCCCGCCGGCGTGGAGCCGCTCGTGGTGCTGGCCGTGGGCCGCCAGGGCGACCTGTCGGTGCTGGACGAGAAGACCCGCCGGCGCGAGCTGGAGCGCTCCCGCAGGCCCCTGTCCGAGCTGGTCCTGCCCCTGCGCGGCGCCTCGGCGTGA
- a CDS encoding DUF1206 domain-containing protein, whose translation MPPASSSSTVQRSPRVLLRGPLRDLPRRLRAWVDRDGDGDVSDDVEDGARAAREHLEPVARVGYALSGLLHVLIGALAVRLAVGVQGGTADQGGALAAVASTPGGQVLLWAASAALAALALWHLVDGALELRWRQRGAGVKDLAKGVVYSAVVVTAVTYAAGGHTDTEDTSDDVTEQLMENLAGTVAVAAAGLAVFAVGAYHVVKGVRRRFREDLRLPEGPGRLGVDVAGVVGYAAKGLALCVVGVLFVVAAVTNDPREAGGLDAALRALLLLPAGSVLLGCVGAGFAAYGVYAVVRARLGHL comes from the coding sequence ATGCCGCCCGCGTCGTCGTCGTCGACGGTGCAGCGGTCCCCGCGGGTGCTGCTGCGGGGCCCGCTGCGGGACCTGCCCCGGCGGCTGCGCGCGTGGGTGGACCGCGACGGTGACGGGGACGTCTCCGACGACGTCGAGGACGGCGCCCGCGCCGCCCGCGAGCACCTGGAGCCGGTCGCCCGCGTCGGCTACGCCCTGTCGGGTCTGCTGCACGTGCTCATCGGGGCGCTCGCGGTGCGCCTGGCGGTGGGCGTGCAGGGCGGCACCGCCGACCAGGGCGGCGCCCTGGCGGCGGTGGCCTCCACCCCCGGTGGGCAGGTCCTGCTGTGGGCCGCGAGCGCGGCGCTGGCGGCGCTGGCGCTGTGGCACCTCGTGGACGGGGCTCTGGAGCTGCGGTGGCGGCAGCGGGGCGCGGGCGTCAAGGACCTCGCCAAGGGGGTGGTCTACAGCGCGGTGGTGGTCACGGCGGTGACGTACGCGGCGGGCGGTCACACCGACACCGAGGACACCAGCGACGACGTCACCGAGCAGCTCATGGAGAACCTGGCCGGCACGGTCGCGGTGGCGGCCGCGGGCCTGGCGGTGTTCGCCGTGGGCGCCTACCACGTGGTCAAGGGCGTGCGGCGGCGGTTCCGGGAGGACCTGCGCCTGCCCGAGGGGCCCGGCCGGCTGGGCGTGGACGTGGCCGGGGTGGTCGGGTACGCGGCCAAGGGTCTGGCGCTGTGCGTGGTGGGAGTGCTCTTCGTGGTGGCGGCCGTCACCAACGACCCCCGGGAGGCCGGGGGCCTGGACGCCGCGCTGCGGGCGCTGCTGCTCCTGCCGGCCGGGTCGGTGCTGCTGGGCTGCGTGGGCGCCGGGTTCGCCGCCTACGGCGTCTACGCGGTGGTGCGGGCGCGCCTGGGGCACCTGTGA
- a CDS encoding glycerophosphodiester phosphodiesterase family protein produces the protein MRVDEVDVGRGEERMSEPTSGRAGGAGRAVWTRRAVLAGAGLAAVGAAALGAERLAAPARAEVPPDVDRLLATPGFTVAHRGGSRDWPEMSAFAYEKAAALGAGALEVSLSRTSDGVWFGLHDGTLDRTSGTQGFKAVEHTWEEVASYRISPAGTRDRTQPKRPYARLEELLERWGGRRVLFVDPKAVATRFHPELVAALRTVPSSQDWVVAKAPLATTSWADAARREGWRSWGFCWARDLDADPQLLARAAGSWDLLGLDVGAPDARWQQVLGLGRPVLAHVLTTPDQLARARALGAAGAVVSDLVAVLPARS, from the coding sequence GTGCGGGTGGACGAGGTGGACGTGGGGCGGGGCGAGGAGCGGATGAGCGAGCCGACGAGCGGCCGGGCCGGCGGGGCGGGCCGGGCGGTGTGGACGCGGCGCGCGGTGCTCGCCGGTGCCGGCCTGGCCGCCGTGGGCGCCGCCGCCCTGGGCGCCGAGCGCCTCGCCGCCCCGGCGCGGGCGGAGGTCCCGCCCGACGTCGACCGGCTGCTCGCCACCCCCGGCTTCACCGTGGCCCACCGCGGCGGCTCGCGCGACTGGCCCGAGATGTCGGCCTTCGCCTACGAGAAGGCCGCCGCGCTCGGCGCGGGGGCCCTGGAGGTGTCGCTGTCCAGGACCTCCGACGGGGTCTGGTTCGGCCTGCACGACGGCACCCTCGACAGGACGTCCGGCACGCAGGGCTTCAAGGCCGTCGAGCACACCTGGGAGGAGGTCGCCTCCTACCGCATCAGCCCCGCGGGCACGCGCGACCGCACCCAGCCCAAGCGCCCGTACGCCCGGCTGGAGGAGCTGCTGGAGCGCTGGGGCGGGCGGCGCGTGCTCTTCGTGGACCCCAAGGCCGTGGCCACCCGCTTCCACCCCGAGCTCGTGGCCGCGCTGCGCACCGTGCCCTCGTCCCAGGACTGGGTGGTGGCCAAGGCGCCCCTGGCCACCACGTCGTGGGCGGACGCCGCCCGCCGCGAGGGCTGGCGCAGCTGGGGCTTCTGCTGGGCGCGCGACCTGGACGCCGACCCGCAGCTGCTGGCGCGCGCCGCCGGCTCCTGGGACCTGCTCGGCCTGGACGTCGGCGCCCCCGACGCCCGCTGGCAGCAGGTGCTGGGGCTGGGCAGGCCCGTGCTCGCGCACGTGCTCACCACCCCCGACCAGCTGGCGCGCGCCCGTGCGCTCGGCGCCGCCGGCGCGGTGGTCTCCGACCTGGTGGCGGTGCTCCCGGCGCGCTCCTGA
- a CDS encoding M3 family metallopeptidase has product MLDPTNPLAAPSTLPHGLPPFDALRTEHFAPALREGMAQQRAEVEVVAADTGPVAFAGVVGALEASGELLSRAANAFYNLVSSHSDDALRAVEAELAPELTAHGDAIHLDPRLFARLTALREATAGGSPDAEGTVLDDEQRAVLERWWRDLARAGAGLDEAAKARLRELNAELSRLTTQFGTELLAATNAAAVHVTDQAELAGLTPGERAAAAQAAVARGLDGWVLPLSLPTDQPVLASLDHRGLRERVFRASTTRGLGGEHDTRALLVRIAALRAERAGLLGAAHHAEHVLEEATAPSVEAVMELLTSVVPAAVSNARGEALELAEELRAVEQDDDDAAGAAGELRPWDWAWAAARVRARRFSLDPAELKPYFELDAVITRGVFAAATALYGLTFTERPELPTYHPDVRTWEVFDEAGASVGLFLGDFFARESKRGGAWMSNYVDQLSLPGRPATRPVVVNNLNVPRPPDGEPALLTPDEVETAFHEFGHALHGLLSDVRYPRLSGTTVPRDFVEFPSQVNEVWAWDAGLLPAYARHVETGEPLPAATVDALLASRSYGQGFATTEIVAAMLLDQAWHQLAPGESVAPGDVEAFEAAALERHGIALELVPPRYRSTYFNHVFSGGYSAGYYSYLWSEVLDADTVEWFTENGGMRRENGEAFAREVLSRGGTVDLAAAYRAFRGRDPRVEPLLQRRGLAATGS; this is encoded by the coding sequence GTGCTGGACCCCACCAACCCCCTGGCCGCACCGAGCACCCTGCCGCACGGCCTGCCGCCGTTCGACGCCCTGCGCACCGAGCACTTCGCGCCGGCGCTGCGGGAGGGGATGGCGCAGCAGCGCGCCGAGGTGGAGGTGGTCGCCGCCGACACCGGGCCGGTGGCGTTCGCCGGCGTCGTCGGTGCGCTGGAGGCCTCCGGTGAGCTGCTGTCCCGGGCGGCCAACGCCTTCTACAACCTCGTCTCCTCCCACTCCGACGACGCGCTGCGCGCTGTCGAGGCCGAGCTCGCACCGGAGCTCACGGCCCACGGGGACGCCATCCACCTCGACCCGCGCCTGTTCGCCCGCCTCACCGCGCTGCGCGAGGCCACCGCCGGCGGCTCCCCGGACGCCGAGGGCACCGTGCTCGACGACGAGCAGCGGGCCGTGCTGGAGCGCTGGTGGCGCGACCTCGCCCGCGCGGGCGCCGGGCTGGACGAGGCCGCCAAGGCGCGCCTGCGCGAGCTCAACGCGGAGCTGTCGCGGCTCACCACGCAGTTCGGCACCGAGCTGCTGGCCGCCACCAACGCCGCCGCCGTGCACGTCACCGACCAGGCCGAGCTGGCCGGCCTGACGCCGGGGGAGCGCGCCGCAGCGGCGCAGGCCGCGGTCGCCCGCGGCCTGGACGGCTGGGTGCTGCCGCTGTCGCTGCCCACCGACCAGCCGGTGCTGGCCTCGCTGGACCACCGGGGCCTGCGCGAGCGGGTCTTCCGCGCCTCCACCACGCGCGGGCTGGGCGGTGAGCACGACACCCGGGCGCTGCTGGTGCGGATCGCGGCGCTGCGCGCCGAGCGCGCCGGGCTGCTGGGCGCCGCCCACCACGCCGAGCACGTGCTCGAGGAGGCCACCGCCCCCTCCGTGGAGGCGGTCATGGAGCTGCTGACGTCGGTGGTGCCGGCTGCGGTGAGCAACGCTCGCGGCGAGGCGCTGGAGCTGGCCGAGGAGCTGCGCGCGGTCGAGCAGGACGACGACGACGCTGCCGGCGCCGCGGGCGAGCTGCGCCCCTGGGACTGGGCGTGGGCCGCCGCCCGGGTGCGCGCCCGGCGCTTCAGCCTGGACCCGGCCGAGCTCAAGCCGTACTTCGAGCTGGACGCCGTCATCACCCGCGGCGTGTTCGCCGCCGCGACCGCGCTGTACGGCCTCACCTTCACCGAGCGGCCCGAGCTGCCCACCTACCACCCCGACGTGCGGACCTGGGAGGTCTTCGACGAGGCCGGGGCCTCCGTCGGGCTGTTCCTCGGCGACTTCTTCGCCCGGGAGTCCAAGCGCGGCGGCGCGTGGATGAGCAACTACGTGGACCAGCTCTCGCTGCCGGGCCGCCCGGCCACCCGGCCCGTGGTGGTGAACAACCTCAACGTGCCGCGCCCGCCGGACGGCGAGCCGGCGCTGCTCACCCCGGACGAGGTGGAGACCGCCTTCCACGAGTTCGGCCACGCCCTCCACGGGCTGCTCTCCGACGTCCGCTACCCGCGCCTGTCCGGCACCACCGTGCCGCGCGACTTCGTGGAGTTCCCCTCCCAGGTCAACGAGGTGTGGGCGTGGGACGCCGGCCTGCTGCCCGCCTACGCGCGGCACGTGGAGACCGGGGAGCCGCTGCCGGCCGCGACGGTGGACGCGCTGCTGGCGTCGCGCTCGTACGGCCAGGGCTTCGCCACCACCGAGATCGTGGCGGCCATGCTGCTCGACCAGGCCTGGCACCAGCTGGCGCCCGGGGAGTCCGTGGCCCCCGGGGACGTCGAGGCGTTCGAGGCGGCCGCGCTGGAGCGGCACGGCATCGCCCTGGAGCTGGTGCCGCCGCGCTACCGCTCCACGTACTTCAACCACGTCTTCTCCGGCGGGTACTCCGCGGGCTACTACTCCTACCTGTGGAGCGAGGTGCTCGACGCCGACACGGTGGAGTGGTTCACCGAGAACGGCGGGATGCGCCGCGAGAACGGCGAGGCGTTCGCCCGCGAGGTGCTCTCCCGCGGCGGCACGGTGGACCTCGCCGCCGCCTACCGGGCGTTCCGCGGCCGCGACCCGCGCGTGGAGCCGCTGCTGCAGCGCCGCGGCCTCGCCGCGACCGGCTCCTGA
- a CDS encoding GAF domain-containing protein: MTGLGPGAGTAELLAELAEHLSGELRLRPLLERVLRAALELLGCADGAVSLLEDGGRTYRKEVEVGVVCDAGRSFPVDEGLSGQVLRGGAPVLVTDYADVPSGHLHAVDRDRLHAAVGVPVLHGTAAGTAAGTVLGALVVFSSDPDRRFTTADADLLALFARHAAVALTAARLHAALSERDRATAAARDREAAAARAAERTGRHLAEVVEHLAHGRPGPAEAAARCALAASRQASASSSSAVAGVRGGGPVAPAALEGALRAEADWAHRALGLPVRVVVAGAARSVDRDVADHLVLAVRSAVLRLGTGARATALRAGLVHGEDGVALLVEDDGGAGDQPDPELTELVAATERLGGTGQVTTTPGWGTHLRLHLPRSRHGGEPGATSTTGVLVVDGRPALRAGLVALLAQPGSGVKVVGEVAAAEEVVGVAGAARPHAVLVGSPRGASAAAAVEDLRASHPRLPVVLLSSLPDDVGAAELAAALVRAARTASSPGAAAAPAGTAVPTTPREREVLALLERGLSDRQIADELVITRKTVEKHVGSLLRKHGVPSRTALVAARLH, from the coding sequence GTGACAGGTCTCGGGCCCGGGGCCGGGACCGCGGAGCTGCTGGCCGAGCTGGCCGAGCACCTGTCCGGGGAGCTGCGGCTGCGCCCCCTGCTGGAGCGGGTGCTGCGCGCGGCCCTGGAGCTTCTCGGCTGCGCCGACGGCGCGGTGAGCCTCCTGGAGGACGGCGGGCGCACGTACCGCAAGGAGGTGGAGGTCGGCGTGGTCTGCGACGCCGGGCGCAGCTTCCCGGTGGACGAGGGGCTGTCGGGACAGGTGCTGCGCGGCGGCGCCCCCGTGCTGGTCACCGACTACGCCGACGTCCCCTCCGGTCACCTCCACGCCGTCGACCGGGACCGCCTGCACGCCGCGGTCGGCGTCCCCGTGCTCCACGGCACGGCGGCGGGCACCGCGGCCGGCACCGTGCTGGGGGCGCTGGTGGTGTTCTCCTCAGACCCGGACCGGCGCTTCACCACCGCCGACGCCGACCTGCTCGCCCTGTTCGCCCGGCACGCCGCCGTGGCGCTCACGGCCGCGCGGCTGCACGCGGCGCTGTCGGAGCGGGACCGCGCCACCGCCGCGGCGCGCGACCGCGAGGCGGCCGCCGCCCGCGCCGCGGAGCGCACCGGCCGCCACCTCGCCGAGGTGGTCGAGCACCTCGCGCACGGGCGCCCCGGACCCGCCGAGGCCGCCGCGCGGTGCGCGCTGGCCGCCTCGCGGCAGGCGTCGGCGTCGTCGTCCTCGGCGGTGGCGGGGGTCCGGGGCGGCGGACCGGTGGCACCCGCCGCGCTGGAGGGCGCCCTGCGCGCCGAGGCCGACTGGGCCCACCGCGCCCTCGGGCTGCCGGTGCGGGTGGTGGTGGCCGGTGCGGCGAGGTCGGTGGACCGGGACGTGGCGGACCACCTCGTGCTCGCCGTCCGCTCCGCGGTGCTGCGCCTGGGCACCGGCGCCCGCGCCACCGCGCTGCGCGCGGGGCTGGTGCACGGCGAGGACGGCGTGGCCCTGCTCGTGGAGGACGACGGCGGCGCCGGTGACCAGCCCGACCCCGAGCTGACCGAGCTGGTCGCCGCCACCGAGCGCCTCGGCGGCACCGGCCAGGTCACCACCACACCCGGGTGGGGCACCCACCTGCGGCTGCACCTGCCGCGCTCGCGGCACGGCGGCGAGCCCGGTGCCACCTCCACCACGGGTGTGCTGGTGGTGGACGGCAGGCCGGCGCTGCGCGCGGGGCTGGTGGCGCTGCTGGCTCAGCCGGGGTCGGGCGTGAAGGTGGTGGGGGAGGTGGCCGCGGCCGAGGAGGTCGTGGGCGTGGCGGGCGCCGCGCGGCCGCACGCGGTGCTGGTCGGGTCACCGCGCGGCGCCAGCGCCGCGGCCGCGGTCGAGGACCTGCGCGCCTCCCACCCGAGGCTGCCGGTGGTGCTGCTGTCCTCGCTGCCCGACGACGTGGGCGCCGCGGAGCTGGCGGCCGCCCTGGTGCGCGCCGCGCGCACCGCCTCCTCGCCGGGTGCGGCGGCCGCGCCGGCGGGGACCGCCGTGCCGACCACGCCGCGGGAGCGGGAGGTGCTGGCGCTGCTGGAGCGCGGCCTGTCCGACCGGCAGATCGCCGACGAGCTGGTCATCACCCGCAAGACCGTGGAGAAGCACGTCGGCTCGCTGCTGCGCAAGCACGGCGTGCCGAGCCGCACCGCCCTGGTCGCCGCCCGCCTCCACTGA
- a CDS encoding class II fructose-bisphosphate aldolase encodes MPVVSLTEIVGPAAQQRYGVPAVNVLNDLTLEGVLAGAVEARSPVIVQTSVKTVKSIGSEVLFSLWTAMTRGIEVPVTLHLDHCPDRAVISECLQRGWNSVLFDAHELTLEENQRQTVEVVAEARGYGAHVEGEIEGIGVEDGVGSEAVGPDGRLAVERQVEFVRATGVDVFAPAIGNAHGQYASAPTLEGDKVTAIVEATGVPVALHGGTGLSTEQFGDLIARGCAKVNISTGLKEAYMRSNLAFLKDAEAKGKWDPPSLFTAVRADVVAFTKGLCETFGSAGKAA; translated from the coding sequence ATGCCCGTCGTCAGCCTCACCGAGATCGTCGGCCCGGCCGCGCAGCAGCGCTACGGCGTCCCGGCGGTGAACGTCCTCAACGACCTCACCCTCGAGGGGGTCCTCGCCGGCGCCGTCGAGGCGCGCTCCCCGGTCATCGTGCAGACCAGCGTCAAGACCGTGAAGAGCATCGGCTCGGAGGTGCTGTTCTCGCTGTGGACGGCGATGACGCGCGGCATCGAGGTGCCCGTCACGCTGCACCTGGACCACTGCCCCGACCGCGCCGTCATCTCGGAGTGCCTGCAGCGCGGGTGGAACTCCGTGCTCTTCGACGCCCACGAGCTGACGCTGGAGGAGAACCAGCGCCAGACCGTCGAGGTGGTCGCCGAGGCGCGCGGGTACGGCGCGCACGTGGAGGGCGAGATCGAGGGCATCGGCGTGGAGGACGGCGTCGGCTCCGAGGCCGTCGGCCCCGACGGGCGCCTCGCCGTCGAGCGGCAGGTGGAGTTCGTGCGGGCCACCGGCGTCGACGTGTTCGCCCCGGCCATCGGCAACGCCCACGGCCAGTACGCCAGCGCCCCGACGCTGGAGGGCGACAAGGTCACCGCCATCGTCGAGGCCACCGGCGTCCCCGTGGCGCTGCACGGCGGCACCGGGCTGAGCACCGAGCAGTTCGGTGACCTCATCGCCCGCGGCTGCGCCAAGGTCAACATCTCCACCGGCCTCAAGGAGGCCTACATGAGGTCCAACCTGGCCTTCCTCAAGGACGCCGAGGCGAAGGGGAAGTGGGACCCGCCGTCGCTGTTCACCGCGGTGCGCGCCGACGTCGTGGCCTTCACGAAGGGCCTGTGCGAGACGTTCGGCTCCGCCGGGAAGGCCGCCTGA
- a CDS encoding HAD-IA family hydrolase: protein MGQTPRRALVFDCDGVLADTERDGHLPAFNATFAEVGLPVQWSEDDYAEKLRIGGGKERMASLLTPEFVQANGLPTDADGQKALLADLHRRKTARYTEAVARGDLPARPGVARLVEEAAAAGWALAVASTSAEASVRAVLEHAVGAERARDVAVFAGDVVPAKKPDPAIYALAVRELGVDADRVVVVEDSRNGMRAALGAGLRCVVTTSSYTAEEDFTGAALVVPDLDHGPDGPVDLAVLERVLAGPAPSPATQTQEEQA, encoded by the coding sequence ATGGGGCAGACCCCGCGCAGGGCGCTGGTCTTCGACTGCGACGGCGTGCTCGCGGACACCGAGCGCGACGGCCACCTGCCCGCCTTCAACGCCACCTTCGCCGAGGTCGGCCTGCCCGTGCAGTGGTCGGAGGACGACTACGCGGAGAAGCTGAGGATCGGCGGCGGCAAGGAGCGCATGGCCAGCCTGCTGACGCCGGAGTTCGTCCAGGCCAACGGCCTGCCCACCGACGCCGACGGGCAGAAGGCGCTGCTCGCGGACCTGCACCGCCGCAAGACCGCCCGCTACACCGAGGCCGTGGCGCGCGGCGACCTGCCCGCGCGCCCCGGCGTCGCCCGCCTCGTCGAGGAGGCCGCGGCGGCCGGGTGGGCGCTCGCGGTGGCCTCCACCTCGGCGGAGGCGTCAGTGCGCGCGGTCCTCGAGCACGCCGTCGGCGCCGAGCGAGCCCGCGACGTCGCCGTGTTCGCCGGAGACGTGGTGCCCGCCAAGAAGCCCGACCCCGCCATCTACGCGCTCGCCGTGCGCGAGCTCGGGGTGGACGCCGACCGCGTCGTCGTCGTCGAGGACTCCCGCAACGGGATGCGCGCGGCGCTCGGCGCGGGACTGCGCTGCGTGGTCACCACGTCCAGCTACACCGCCGAGGAGGACTTCACCGGCGCCGCGCTCGTGGTGCCCGACCTCGACCACGGGCCCGACGGGCCGGTGGACCTCGCCGTCCTCGAGCGGGTCCTCGCGGGCCCCGCGCCCTCTCCCGCCACCCAGACCCAGGAGGAGCAGGCATGA
- the dhaL gene encoding dihydroxyacetone kinase subunit DhaL: MSTATATTTQADVERVVRTVAQTVVENEKAFSDLDAVAGDGDFGFSMARGFEKVLEGWDGLDRSDPGTFLTKVALVITSRIGGTSGPIWGTLFLRAGTTVKGSETVTAQQWVEALRAGVEGIKQRGGADLGDKTLLDALAPATDALEKALDDDADGPAAVRAFAEEARRAADATASMQARRGRASYSGERSIGSVDAGATAVAVLAEAVADELAR, translated from the coding sequence ATGAGCACCGCCACCGCCACCACCACCCAGGCCGACGTCGAGCGCGTCGTCAGGACCGTCGCCCAGACCGTGGTCGAGAACGAGAAGGCCTTCAGCGACCTCGACGCCGTCGCCGGCGACGGCGACTTCGGCTTCTCGATGGCCCGCGGCTTCGAGAAGGTCCTCGAGGGCTGGGACGGGCTCGACAGGTCCGACCCCGGCACCTTCCTCACCAAGGTCGCGCTGGTCATCACCAGCCGCATCGGCGGCACCTCCGGGCCGATCTGGGGGACGCTGTTCCTGCGCGCCGGCACCACGGTCAAGGGCTCCGAGACCGTGACCGCCCAGCAGTGGGTCGAGGCGCTGCGCGCCGGGGTCGAGGGCATCAAGCAGCGCGGCGGTGCCGATCTCGGGGACAAGACCCTGCTCGACGCCCTCGCGCCGGCCACCGACGCCCTCGAGAAGGCGCTCGACGACGACGCCGACGGGCCCGCCGCGGTCCGCGCCTTCGCCGAGGAGGCCCGGCGGGCCGCGGACGCCACCGCCTCGATGCAGGCCCGGCGCGGCCGCGCGTCGTACTCCGGGGAGCGCAGCATCGGCTCCGTCGACGCGGGAGCGACCGCCGTCGCCGTCCTGGCCGAGGCCGTCGCCGACGAGCTGGCCCGCTGA
- the dhaK gene encoding dihydroxyacetone kinase subunit DhaK produces MKKFVNDPQQFVPEMLQGLALANPDTLKYVPEHNLIARADAPVAGKVSIVQGSGSGHEPAHVMAVGRGMLDAACPGDVFAAPPMDYVYETAKLMASDAGVLLLVNNYTGDRMAFDMGREMAEAEGIKVAVLLIDDDVAVKDSSFTVGRRGVAGNFFVIKAVAAAAERGASLEELVELGKRVNSVTRTMGLALTSCTPPAKGSPLFELGEDEYELGVGIHGEPGRSREKMADANTLVANLLDPVVSDLPFSSGDEVALMVNGLGGTPISELYLVYGIAHRRLADAGITVAKNYVGEYCTSLDMAGASITLVKLDDEIKGLLEAPAEIGLRIF; encoded by the coding sequence GTGAAGAAGTTCGTCAACGACCCCCAGCAGTTCGTGCCCGAGATGCTCCAGGGCCTGGCCCTGGCCAACCCCGACACCCTCAAGTACGTCCCCGAGCACAACCTCATCGCCCGCGCCGACGCTCCGGTGGCCGGCAAGGTCTCGATCGTGCAGGGCTCCGGCTCCGGTCACGAGCCCGCGCACGTCATGGCCGTGGGGAGGGGCATGCTCGACGCCGCCTGCCCCGGCGACGTCTTCGCCGCCCCGCCCATGGACTACGTCTACGAGACCGCCAAGCTCATGGCCTCCGACGCGGGCGTGCTGCTGCTGGTGAACAACTACACCGGTGACCGGATGGCCTTCGACATGGGCCGGGAGATGGCCGAGGCCGAAGGCATCAAGGTGGCGGTGCTCCTGATCGACGACGACGTCGCGGTGAAGGACTCCTCCTTCACCGTCGGGCGGCGCGGCGTGGCGGGCAACTTCTTCGTCATCAAGGCCGTGGCCGCCGCCGCCGAGAGGGGCGCCTCGCTGGAGGAGCTCGTCGAGCTGGGGAAGCGGGTCAACAGCGTCACCCGCACCATGGGCCTGGCGCTCACCAGCTGCACCCCGCCGGCCAAGGGCTCCCCGCTGTTCGAGCTGGGCGAGGACGAGTACGAGCTGGGCGTCGGCATCCACGGCGAGCCGGGCCGGTCGCGCGAGAAGATGGCCGACGCGAACACGCTGGTGGCCAACCTGCTCGACCCGGTGGTCTCCGACCTGCCGTTCTCCTCCGGCGACGAGGTGGCGCTCATGGTCAACGGCCTGGGCGGCACGCCCATCAGCGAGCTGTACCTCGTCTACGGCATCGCCCACCGGCGGCTCGCGGACGCGGGCATCACCGTGGCCAAGAACTACGTGGGCGAGTACTGCACGTCGCTGGACATGGCCGGCGCGTCCATCACGCTGGTCAAGCTCGACGACGAGATCAAGGGCCTCCTGGAGGCCCCCGCCGAGATCGGCCTGCGGATCTTCTAG